A window of the Bradyrhizobium diazoefficiens genome harbors these coding sequences:
- a CDS encoding DUF6352 family protein has product MSDFWIACGHHLLDRDESGGLRVTDEFLKAYFARPELMPPKDACPAERRLHREMLADPRRAAGADEVAAIADEDARENWRLVLGFRDLMLRHPTLEAAYLGALRSRSNDLPPLFINQLMHVILRNALDGTDDAFVVRAAELFFRPQRILPHEQALLLGDDEVVGGRSPTPILSLISMLGAKTDAQLDVLSEENAGSYWERSDQFDMAFDLTAGGRGSRALAQVMTRWVSHLLGIDVAIEPLTERGEVTLTWYIGLDADATGMGDRLWHGEELDGPSVARVLSLFRLTFADPGLVLETLRGEPVYLILAMTADRKLRMKPQNLLTGLPIRRLETIS; this is encoded by the coding sequence ATGAGCGATTTCTGGATCGCATGCGGCCATCATTTGCTCGACCGCGACGAGAGCGGCGGGCTTCGTGTCACCGACGAATTCCTGAAGGCATATTTTGCCCGACCCGAGCTGATGCCGCCGAAGGACGCGTGCCCGGCCGAACGAAGGCTGCATCGTGAGATGCTTGCCGATCCGCGCCGGGCAGCCGGAGCCGACGAGGTCGCCGCGATCGCCGATGAGGACGCGCGGGAGAACTGGCGCCTGGTGCTGGGGTTCCGCGATCTCATGTTGCGGCACCCGACGCTCGAAGCGGCGTATCTAGGGGCCCTGCGCTCGCGGTCAAACGACCTGCCGCCGCTGTTCATCAACCAGCTCATGCACGTGATCCTGCGCAATGCACTTGATGGCACCGACGATGCATTCGTGGTGCGGGCCGCCGAGCTGTTCTTCCGGCCGCAGCGGATCCTTCCGCATGAACAAGCCTTGCTGCTCGGCGATGATGAGGTCGTCGGCGGTCGCAGCCCGACGCCTATCTTGTCGCTGATCTCGATGCTGGGGGCCAAGACGGACGCCCAGCTCGACGTGTTGAGCGAGGAAAACGCCGGGAGTTATTGGGAACGCAGCGACCAGTTCGATATGGCCTTCGATCTTACCGCGGGTGGGCGAGGGTCCCGCGCGCTGGCGCAGGTAATGACGCGCTGGGTCTCCCATCTGCTCGGGATCGACGTAGCCATTGAACCGCTGACGGAACGAGGCGAGGTGACGCTGACCTGGTATATCGGGTTGGACGCTGATGCCACCGGGATGGGCGATCGGCTTTGGCACGGCGAGGAGCTTGACGGGCCCAGCGTAGCGCGCGTGCTGTCGCTGTTTCGCCTGACCTTTGCGGATCCTGGCCTCGTCCTGGAGACCCTGCGGGGCGAGCCGGTCTATCTGATCCTGGCGATGACCGCCGACCGGAAGCTCCGCATGAAACCGCAGAACCTGTTGACGGGACTCCCGATCAGGCGCCTGGAGACCATCTCATGA
- a CDS encoding molecular chaperone TorD family protein: MRDAGLDRAIDAAGGVAQLARKIRISQPSVSNWSKIPAQRVIAVEAATGVPRAELRPDLYPDHYDERTVSQDRVDPIDVARAQEYALLAALLAAAPSKSLLSRLAGLDGDATPLGQAHAALAEAASCATAAQIEREYFDLFVGLGRGELLPYASYYLTGFLNERPLSRLRSDLAALGIACVERNSEPEDHAAILCEIMAGMADGRLQSPSDAQRALFEKHVSPWMERLFADMEQAASAKFYRAVGTLGRRFIEIERQAFSFAK, translated from the coding sequence ATGCGTGACGCCGGGCTTGATCGCGCCATCGACGCCGCAGGCGGCGTGGCCCAGCTTGCGCGCAAAATCCGCATCAGCCAGCCCTCGGTTTCGAACTGGAGCAAGATACCCGCTCAGCGGGTGATTGCGGTGGAAGCTGCAACGGGTGTTCCCCGCGCCGAGCTCCGGCCTGATCTCTATCCTGATCATTATGACGAGCGCACCGTCTCGCAGGACAGGGTTGATCCAATCGATGTCGCGCGTGCGCAGGAATATGCCCTTCTCGCCGCCTTGCTCGCGGCTGCGCCGTCGAAGAGCTTGCTCTCTCGGCTCGCGGGCCTGGACGGAGACGCCACGCCGCTCGGTCAGGCTCACGCGGCCTTGGCGGAAGCCGCCTCGTGCGCGACCGCAGCTCAGATCGAACGCGAATATTTTGATCTTTTCGTTGGTCTCGGCCGCGGTGAGTTGCTGCCCTATGCCTCCTACTATCTGACCGGATTCCTCAACGAACGGCCGCTGTCCCGCTTGCGATCCGATCTCGCGGCGCTCGGCATCGCGTGCGTAGAGAGAAATTCGGAACCCGAAGATCATGCCGCCATTCTATGCGAGATCATGGCCGGAATGGCTGACGGCCGCTTGCAATCGCCGTCCGATGCGCAGCGCGCGCTGTTCGAAAAACACGTTTCGCCCTGGATGGAACGTCTGTTCGCTGACATGGAGCAGGCGGCAAGCGCAAAGTTCTATCGCGCGGTCGGCACGCTCGGCCGTCGGTTTATCGAGATCGAGAGGCAAGCCTTCTCGTTCGCCAAGTGA
- a CDS encoding 4Fe-4S binding protein gives MRLDVAAIKRGCGNCDIKSFRHLCGAELDHFRADTKAEGPLTVACTYQQSLFAEEAGDSATVAFVNIRETAGWSTEGAQAGPKMAALLAASAVQAPDYPLVALASDGVILIYGRDAAAIEAGRLLADHLDVTVMLREPGEIISPLAPPFPVVKGTIRNARGHFGAFELTIDDYARPHPSSRDHYVFEPPRNGVTSRCDIVLDLSGERPLFPAHDLRDGYLRADPKDLGAMLRAILSARDLVGRFDKPKYIEFTPDLCAHSRSNLTGCHRCLDLCPTNAITPAGNHVAIDAEICAGCGQCAAACPTGAASYALPPADIQLHTIRAMLLAYHQAGGSSPVLLLHDGPHGTPLIDALARHGDGLPAEVIPLAVNEVTQVGLEAVIGAFAYGAAAFRFLLRGKPRHDLTGLTRTIDMAETILAGLGFEGRRVAAIETDDPESMLEQLRGIERLAAVKTPATFRTVGKRRDLLRFALSELHRLAPKPVDVIALPQGSPIGAVSVDTGGCTLCLSCVSVCPTGALRDDPEHPVLKFVEDACVQCGLCQSTCPEKVITLKPQIDFRAGRAPATVLKEEEPALCIRCGTAFGVKSTIDRIAAKLEGRHWMYPAGDKRLDAIRMCADCRVIVMSEQQFDPFAGVPERAPPRTTEDYLRPLDRKT, from the coding sequence ATGCGGCTTGATGTGGCCGCGATCAAGCGCGGATGCGGCAATTGCGACATTAAGAGCTTTCGTCACCTGTGCGGCGCCGAGCTCGATCACTTTCGCGCAGACACAAAGGCAGAGGGCCCTCTCACCGTTGCCTGCACGTATCAGCAATCCTTGTTTGCGGAGGAAGCCGGCGACTCCGCGACCGTCGCTTTCGTAAACATTCGCGAGACGGCCGGCTGGTCGACCGAAGGCGCGCAAGCAGGCCCCAAAATGGCCGCGCTGCTCGCAGCGAGCGCCGTGCAGGCGCCCGACTATCCGCTGGTCGCGCTTGCGAGCGACGGGGTCATCCTGATCTATGGTCGGGATGCGGCGGCGATCGAGGCCGGGCGGCTGCTGGCCGACCACCTCGACGTGACGGTGATGCTGAGGGAGCCGGGCGAGATCATCTCGCCGTTGGCCCCGCCCTTCCCGGTCGTGAAGGGAACGATCCGAAACGCCAGAGGACATTTTGGCGCTTTCGAGCTCACGATCGACGACTACGCTCGCCCGCATCCCTCCTCGCGCGATCACTACGTCTTTGAACCTCCACGCAACGGCGTGACCTCGCGTTGCGACATTGTCCTTGACCTATCGGGAGAGAGACCGCTGTTTCCAGCGCATGATCTGCGCGACGGTTACCTGCGGGCCGATCCCAAGGACCTCGGCGCCATGCTCCGCGCCATCCTGAGCGCGCGCGATCTCGTCGGACGTTTCGACAAGCCCAAATATATCGAGTTCACGCCCGATCTTTGCGCCCATTCGCGCTCGAATCTGACTGGCTGCCATCGCTGCCTCGACCTATGTCCCACCAATGCGATCACACCGGCCGGCAATCACGTTGCCATCGATGCCGAGATTTGCGCCGGCTGTGGCCAATGTGCCGCCGCCTGTCCCACGGGCGCGGCGTCCTACGCGTTGCCGCCTGCGGACATCCAGCTTCACACCATCCGCGCCATGCTGCTCGCCTATCATCAGGCGGGCGGATCGAGCCCCGTCCTGTTGCTGCACGATGGCCCGCACGGCACGCCTTTGATCGACGCGCTTGCGCGGCACGGGGACGGCCTGCCAGCCGAGGTCATCCCGCTGGCCGTCAACGAGGTGACGCAGGTCGGGCTTGAGGCTGTCATCGGCGCCTTTGCCTACGGAGCGGCCGCGTTCCGGTTTTTGCTCCGCGGCAAGCCGCGGCATGACCTGACCGGGCTCACCCGGACGATTGACATGGCCGAGACGATCCTTGCGGGCCTCGGATTTGAAGGGCGCCGGGTGGCTGCGATCGAAACCGACGACCCGGAGTCAATGCTGGAGCAACTGCGGGGAATCGAGCGGCTTGCTGCGGTGAAGACGCCCGCGACGTTCAGGACCGTCGGCAAGCGGCGCGACCTGCTTCGTTTCGCGTTGAGCGAACTGCACCGCCTCGCGCCAAAGCCGGTCGACGTCATTGCCCTGCCGCAGGGCTCTCCGATTGGCGCAGTGAGCGTTGATACCGGTGGATGCACGCTGTGCCTGTCCTGCGTTTCCGTCTGCCCGACCGGTGCGCTCCGCGACGATCCCGAGCACCCGGTGCTCAAGTTCGTCGAAGATGCCTGCGTGCAATGCGGCCTCTGCCAGAGCACCTGTCCCGAGAAGGTCATCACGCTGAAGCCGCAGATCGATTTCCGCGCAGGCCGCGCGCCCGCGACTGTGCTCAAGGAGGAAGAGCCTGCGCTTTGCATCCGCTGCGGCACGGCGTTCGGCGTGAAGAGCACGATTGACCGCATCGCGGCCAAGCTCGAGGGCCGGCATTGGATGTATCCGGCCGGCGACAAGCGCCTCGACGCCATCAGGATGTGCGCGGATTGCCGCGTGATCGTGATGAGTGAACAGCAGTTCGACCCATTCGCGGGCGTCCCGGAACGTGCGCCGCCCCGCACCACCGAGGATTATTTGCGCCCGCTGGACCGTAAGACCTAG
- a CDS encoding DUF3306 domain-containing protein: MTEQEFLARWSRRKRASKSDAPPAETAEPAGEASVPCPGAEAEPDVDLGSLPPIDAITAATDVTAFLRKGVPQELMHMALRRAWSADPAIRDFIGLAENAWDFNDPNAMPGFGPLDCSQAELAAWVDRIVGGLRNAAEALPDTPTALQESSDLPSADLVHTALLTEEPAQAVITETAASVAPQPTTEAHEVRRRTHGGALPR, encoded by the coding sequence ATGACTGAGCAAGAATTCCTCGCACGTTGGTCGCGCCGCAAGCGCGCGTCAAAATCGGATGCGCCGCCGGCGGAGACAGCCGAGCCTGCCGGCGAGGCTTCGGTGCCATGCCCGGGGGCCGAGGCCGAACCGGACGTGGATCTCGGCAGCTTGCCGCCGATTGATGCGATCACGGCCGCGACCGATGTCACCGCGTTCCTGCGCAAAGGTGTTCCGCAGGAATTGATGCATATGGCTCTTCGCCGCGCCTGGTCGGCCGATCCGGCGATCCGCGATTTCATAGGGCTTGCCGAGAACGCCTGGGATTTCAACGATCCGAATGCCATGCCGGGGTTCGGACCGCTCGATTGCTCGCAGGCGGAGCTGGCCGCCTGGGTCGACCGGATCGTCGGCGGCCTGCGTAACGCCGCAGAGGCTCTGCCTGACACGCCGACAGCGTTGCAAGAGTCCTCGGACCTTCCGAGTGCGGACCTGGTGCACACCGCTCTGCTTACCGAGGAGCCCGCTCAAGCGGTCATCACCGAGACCGCGGCTTCCGTCGCACCGCAACCGACCACGGAAGCACATGAAGTTCGGCGCCGCACACATGGCGGTGCGCTGCCTCGCTGA
- a CDS encoding DUF6505 family protein: MKRAAKLLRTIALDASDTFVFDVPAISGEWAVSGAFRFCDQDPAKLGGKARAAFRSGFLGVQSWGWSTLAQIVPATEDDCEALIELLARQLVDRFGAPDMAIARTAAEEEVTFARSLCTHPISSLIAVQRSAGHGEVHEAFRRLQLREGQRHGKAFSFMEVEDDVEPNSELNCADMGQEPRLR; the protein is encoded by the coding sequence GTGAAAAGGGCTGCGAAACTTCTGCGCACCATCGCGCTCGATGCCTCCGATACCTTCGTGTTCGACGTGCCGGCAATCTCGGGCGAATGGGCGGTCTCCGGCGCGTTCCGCTTCTGCGATCAGGATCCGGCGAAGCTGGGCGGAAAGGCGCGCGCCGCCTTCCGCAGCGGCTTTCTCGGCGTGCAATCCTGGGGATGGTCGACGCTGGCACAGATTGTTCCGGCGACCGAGGACGATTGCGAGGCGCTGATCGAACTCCTTGCCAGGCAACTCGTTGATCGGTTCGGCGCACCGGACATGGCAATTGCGAGGACGGCTGCGGAAGAGGAAGTCACCTTTGCGCGGTCGCTCTGCACGCATCCGATCAGCTCGCTCATCGCGGTCCAGCGTTCGGCAGGTCATGGCGAAGTCCACGAGGCCTTCCGCAGGCTACAGCTGCGGGAGGGGCAACGGCATGGCAAGGCATTCTCGTTCATGGAAGTCGAGGATGATGTTGAACCCAACAGCGAGCTGAACTGTGCGGATATGGGCCAGGAGCCGCGCCTCCGATGA
- a CDS encoding biotin/lipoate--protein ligase family protein has protein sequence MEAVLRSIPTSHVSTAEPIQLPPPFSLVRLRESGDAFAHACRIAPERGAGTPLGWPASADEDEPPTGAGQLTESFARHLMRAIDSWQVDGFDSVARDYLGRMPRERQAVQSIDDRGDLLTRRIASDTSERADLAKALAAPSWLDPDLGGPGW, from the coding sequence ATGGAGGCCGTCCTGCGGTCCATCCCAACCAGCCACGTTTCCACGGCGGAACCGATCCAATTGCCGCCGCCCTTTAGCTTGGTCCGATTGCGCGAGAGCGGAGACGCGTTTGCCCATGCATGCCGCATTGCACCCGAAAGGGGTGCCGGCACGCCGCTGGGCTGGCCCGCGTCCGCCGACGAGGATGAGCCGCCGACCGGCGCGGGACAGTTGACGGAGAGCTTTGCGCGGCACCTGATGCGGGCGATCGACAGCTGGCAGGTCGATGGATTTGACAGCGTCGCGCGCGACTATCTCGGCCGGATGCCCCGCGAACGGCAGGCGGTTCAAAGCATCGATGATCGCGGCGATCTGCTCACGCGCCGCATCGCCAGTGACACGAGCGAGCGGGCAGACCTTGCCAAGGCGCTCGCCGCGCCATCCTGGCTCGATCCTGATCTCGGAGGGCCTGGGTGGTGA
- a CDS encoding DUF3305 domain-containing protein, with protein MSAALPLLRIPVGIVVERRKADSPWVDFIWRSAAVLPDEPETEPWTILREQGSATWFYAGSATVDLYASETARYRDNVAGTPSIWVVLSPSEGPWPYAIAAVTADPAEGEGFTEAADNLVEAVPMPETVREVIESFIAEHHVEREFVKRERRRADPEALARRQHEGGQE; from the coding sequence ATGAGCGCGGCCCTGCCACTCCTGCGCATCCCCGTCGGCATCGTCGTCGAACGGCGCAAGGCGGATTCGCCCTGGGTGGATTTCATCTGGCGGAGCGCCGCCGTGTTGCCGGACGAACCGGAGACGGAGCCCTGGACGATCTTGCGCGAACAGGGCAGCGCGACCTGGTTCTATGCCGGCAGCGCAACGGTTGATCTGTACGCCTCGGAAACCGCGCGTTACCGCGACAACGTTGCGGGCACGCCGAGCATCTGGGTGGTCTTGAGCCCGTCCGAGGGACCGTGGCCTTATGCGATCGCCGCCGTGACCGCTGATCCCGCGGAAGGTGAGGGGTTTACCGAGGCCGCCGACAATCTGGTTGAAGCCGTACCCATGCCCGAGACGGTGCGCGAGGTGATTGAAAGCTTCATCGCCGAACACCACGTCGAGAGGGAGTTCGTCAAACGCGAGCGACGGCGCGCCGATCCCGAGGCGCTGGCACGTCGGCAGCATGAAGGCGGGCAAGAATGA